The DNA sequence ATAGCATGTGTGCACCATGATGAAAATGTTTTTGGGTGCCTGAAAAGCAATTTATCACATGATAAGTTCTGTTTTAACATGTGACCTACATTTTTAGCACACATGtaaacaaaatattttaatgTGAAAATTAATGTGTAGGCCTTTATCTAAAACCAAATAATAATTGCATCAATAGGGGGAATTCTATACACGGTGCTCAAAAATAAGCACAAGAAAAGATCAatgctaagggcctgattctgtataggatgccagtcatAGTGGCTGCCTAAGAAGAGGCTGAGATGCCTTAAACACCCCTGCCCCCGATTCTTTAACCCATGCCTATGtcaacccactccctcctgtctaaCAACTGCCGTCACCCACTCCCCCACTCCTGAAAttggcaggtgggatgcccacttCAAAGGCCATGTTCCCTTTTGATTCATGCACTACTTCTGTCTTTTCGAAAATTGTGATTTTAGACATTTTCAGCAGCTGAACATTTTTCTGGCCATTTTGAGATgttcatctgctttgaaaatgagcaccttaGCTACAAATGAATGTTGACAGGATCCAACTGAGCTAAAAGCCCAATGGGGCAGAAGGATGTTTCCAGGCCAAAATAATTATTATAATCATAATACTGTTATAAAATCAAAGTCTAAAAGGTTCAGTCACTCATTCTCAGCTAGAGACCAATAATTATTTGGGCTGCCAGGTGAATGAAAATGTTTGCAACTCAACTGGAGAAGGGGTTGCTCAAGACCCAGGAGTAACCTTTTTTTTGTATATAAAGCAGGCTTTACATGTataaaaagctttttaaaaaaatctttatttattcttCCCTGTATAAACATTTTAAGacatcaagggggggagggggggtatttttgattataactgaaacaaatcattttcataaataaataagggagggggtaatatcctatcaattataggatttcaagtgtatttgaaagctCAATTGATAAATgttaatattgtacttgatttaagatttgaaatgaataaagattaaaaaaaaaatctttattaattttcaaatattaacagtgcattgcaaaaaatttaaacataaacgaatcaggaaaatcactttaaatatacaaacattctaaaaacaatcattttctcccccctcctcccattcatccataaaagtataaccacatatagaatttcaataaattaaatacaagaaataatgatgtcttcccgcctccctcccaccctgtataaaaagtttttgaaaagagcacatttagggctccttttatgaagctgcgttagcggtttaacgcgtgtaatagcgtgcgctaatttgccggccgcgctagccactaccgcctcctcttaagcaggcggtagtttttcggctagcgcgggggttagcgcgcactaaaaagttgcgtgtgataaagccgctgatgcggcttcataaaaagaaCCCTTGCAGGCCATTATAATAAGCTGTGCTTTCCTTAGTACAATGTCCTATTTCTGATTTTCCTTGACTAATTTTACTTATGATGTATTAAGAGTTTAAGCTTGGCAAAATCCTCAGTAAAACCACTTTTCTAAAAGGTAGCATGGAGAACATGCAAATCACTTTCCAACCTTGCATCATAAATTTCCcctgatgtaaaaaaaaacaacaacaaccaaagaaacaaaaaaaacacattaaaatttagtgcactttttaaaactttttttttcagggCTGGAGTAaagatcttagggctccttttactaaggtgcactaggattttaacgcatggaatagcacgcgctacattgccatgcgcgctagaccttaacgccagcattgagctggcattagttctagaagcgtagcgcgcagtaatttcctgtgtgcgctaaaaatgctagcgcaccttagtaaaaggagcccataatgtggaCACATAGGGCCATCTGAAATGGAACAAAACAATTTATCTTAGCTGACACAGAATAACAAAGATCCTTGATAGCCCTAATGGATCTGCAAGCTTACTTGAAGAAAACCCTGATGTCCAAAGTTTTGATGGTAGTCCAAGTGGACCTGGAAACCTTAaacctgagtgaaaaaaaatcattggtGGCTCTTATGAGCCTAGAAGCTCCTCCACCTCCCTGAAAAGATCCATAATGGCCCAAGTGGGTTCTAAACAGTGCAGTCCCTGAACCTCCATCCACCTTAGGTCAGGAAGCAGAAGTAACAAATGACAGTGCCTGACCCTTAATGGTATATTGGAATGCATCACTAGGGATCAGTTTGTCAAATAAGGGAATCACTCCCTTATTTGGAAGGCTGACTTCTAACAGTATGTTCTGTTTTTCTACTAGGGGGCATTTTCCAAGATGGTAGCTCCTGAGGCAGGAGTTCCCAGGATAAATGCCCTGGCCTATAGCATTGGGACCTGGTTATTCTTTGGGCCAGTTAGCTTCAGAGggaagttgttgttttttaatctttctGTCAGCCAAGATATTTGCCAAGATGTGAGCCAAGATATTTCTTTActtaacgtgtaattaaactctggaatttattgccagggaatatggtgaaatcatCATAGCaaggtttgaaaaaggtttggtgatttcctaaaagtccatacgccattattgagatggcttgggaaaatccactgcttattcctaggataacagTTATTAAATAATTATGGCTATTCAAACGCTGGAACACAATAGTATGCAGCATTAAATCAATAGTCTAGCACACacatttgtatatatttttggaattttttttttattctcagAGGGCTTTTGAGATGCCTCTATAGGTTTATGCAAAACAACTGCATGCACCCGATCATCATAGGATCaattatataaatttatattttttaattatattttaattaaatTTCACTGTATTTTAATTTAGTAATAAATATTACTTATCTCACTATATCTGTTCATTTATTGAGGGAGCGCCTCTACCAACAAGTCCATGTTTCAAAACTctttcatcagggttgaggctcccaatatcaaaatctaaaaaaaaacaaaattcacttagaagcaataataataataactttatttttatataccgcaataccacaaatagttcagagcggtttacaatagcAACTACTGAGATTATCATTCAACTAAATCAATGTTAGATAATATCTAAAAACTGCGCTAAGGACGTATTACTTTTATAACTTATAATCTTCACAGATGATGTGAACTTACTATCATGCTCTGAAAGTAGCAGATCCTCTCCATATGGTTTCATTCATTTGACAGTATCCTTCGTCAGTTCCGGTATCATATAAAGATTGACAAACTGAAACAGGCCATCTGATTGGTGCTGTTTCCCACCAAGCTAGACTTGTTGACAATCACCATAGTAACAGTAATATATGGCGGTAAAGAAACCGGAAGACAATCCTACCAGAATTATTTTAAAGGAATTATATTAAGGGCATCCAATCTATTTCCTCATTGAGACCCTCGGATGCCAGTGTATTAAGGTAGTAAACCCATTTTTGATCTTTAACATTTAGAGCTTTATTGtagttacctccctcccacccagctTGTATTGTGTCGATAATTCGCTGTCTAATATCTTGCCAAGTATGACATATATGCTTTCAATGGTTAACAATTGGAGCCGTATCGATCTCCATATTCACTCTTGACATGTGTTCATTCAAGCGCACTTTGATAGATCTAAATGTTCTACCCACATACACTTTTTTTCAAGGACATTGGATAATGCATATTACATTTGTGGTCGTACAAATGGTATTGACCTTAGAATAAATACATTCATTGGTTTGAGGGTGAATCCATGTTTCACCTGCCATAGTTAGAGAATACCATTGACAGTGGCCACAACTATCATGGCGACCCCTTTGTTGCTGATAATAGGGTGTGGGTAAAATTTTGCCAATATTCCGATGTCTCTGGAATGCAAATAATGGTCAATCAGGcatttcttccaaaagttgtatAATATGCGGCAGGGTGTGTgtgggaatggagtgtgttgggtggcagggtcGGCATCGGGAGTGGGGCAGAAAGGAATCGGTGATGGCAGCTTCAGCGGGTGGGTGGAGGGCAGGCAAGGAGAGATCCCTGGAGGTGGCCAGCTCGGGTACCCCCAACAGGCAGCCCATGTACCCCCTGAGATATGCGTatcgcaggttgagaaacactggtatagaagattgaataaataaatcattaaGAACACAGGGAtgggtttttttcctctctctctctttcagcaCCTCCCAGTGATACCATTGGGAGCAGCAGCAAGAGaaataagggatccttttactaaacttcaGCAATAAGTGATTTTAGCATGCCCTTGCAAGggtctttcccatgcactaaagcagtggtctcaaactcgcggcccgggggccacatgcggcccgccaggtactattttgaggccctcggtatgtttatcataatcacaaaagtaaaataaaacagttttttgatcatatgaatctttaactataaattacaatattattattaagacttagccaaaaggaaagatttataaactataaagagttttacctcatacaaaattgtcatttctttattaagacattaactattttttctgaggccctccaagtacctaaaaatccaaaatgtggccctgcaaagggattgagtttgagaccactgcactaaagcCATTTTAACTGCAGCCATAAAAGtggcaattttcttttttttttttctttttttaacctgGCCAATAGATAAATCTGATTTTTTATTGGGTAATCCTTAGTGAATAATCCAGAAatatcatgcatgcatgaaaCAGTCTGAGCTGACAAATAAATTAAATGATGTTTGCTATTaatttccacctcctccccccccaaattcaAATATTTTCTAAAAAGGAGCAAGATACCACCACCCCTTGGGGGAATGTGCTGGAGTTGTTTAAATTATACTGTGCTTTTGGAACGATCCTCCTTGTTTCTTCTCTTTACATCCCAATTGTACACTCTGGCCATATTGACTTCTGTAGTTGTGAACTGGTCTCGGAGAAAATCCAGATCCTCTTCTGCAGAATCCAGATTCCTCGTCGCTGTTGACAGATTTTTCTCTAATAGAGTATGGGCCTCGTCAATATCGTATTCAAGCATCACATTAGCCCCTAACCATAAGCACACTTTATCTGTAGGAGGGACTGATGCTTTGCAATACAAGTTATCTGCCAATAAAAACCTGGTCTCCATTGGGTCTGTGGAATCCTTTTTCTTCTGCATATGTTTTAAAATTTCTAATGTCTGTTTAATTTCTGGAATCTGACATTTTAGCCTCCTTTTTTTCTGAGAAAGGTTAAGTTCCATAAATTTATATTTCTGATACTGTTCATCCAGCTTTTTGAGTACAACATCAGCAGTCTCATTTCCAGGCTGTTTCATAAAAGCATCTACATCTTCCACAAACACCGCCTCGGGCATGCCCAAATGAATCTTCTTCACTCCGGATGAGTTGCAACTCCCACCGGTGGTCGCCATCTTAGCAATTTTCTATTTGTTGGTTTAATGGTCATGTTGTGATTAGCAAGGGCCTTTAAATATCATGTGAGCACTTACCACCATCCATTTTAttttgggagagggagagagccaGACAGCcagccttgagcatgcatagaTGTTGAAGGCTCCATGCTAGACAGCTGCACAATGCCTGATATGCAGATGGTTGAGTCCCCACTCCAGGCGAGCAAACCTCTCATGAGGAGAGAGGCAGGAATGGAAAATATTGGAGTGCCAAGGTACCTGTGAccctccccctcacacacacacacacactctgacACCTATGTTCTGATATATCTTAGGTGAATTTTCTGCTACAAAACCATCAATGATTGCCCTgtaatggtagcatggaatattgctacaccttgggttttggccaggtactagtgacctggattggccaccgtgagaacagcctactaggcttgatggaccattggtctgacccagtaaggctattcttatgttattttattaaTGTTGACTGTATAAAATTATAAGCAAAATCACTACTAAAGGTTAATAATATCAGGGTCTATGCAGATACTATAGTGAGTCTTTTccttaaaaaacaaaactatatAGAAAAGCTTGTAGTTGCTTCTGCCAATGGTCAACTATAATAGTCCTTGAATAATAGGGTTTTCAAACATCATTACAGTGTCTTTATATGTCAATATTGTTCTTCCTCGAAGAAGGAAGGTGTGTTTGGAACATGCAGAAGTATTACATGCTATCAAATCTTTACTGTAGACATTGTTCAGCTCAGATGAATTAGTAAATGCGAATTCAGCACAGCAGGTGAGTTAAAAAGATATTATTTTCCCTTTGAGTTTGCTGATTAGTCAATTGCTTATGGCAGATACAACTTGTGTCGTGTTTCCGTATGCCTTTGATATAAGTGGAGCATAATAACGGAAAGCATTGCAAGTGAATGATTTTTCAATTGCCCTCCTTCCTCGTGCATATATTTCTTCTGCAATCCAACCCTGTTGGATAATGTtcagcaatgaggaaaagaagcGTTGATATTGTGGGGGAATGTTCAGCAAGAAACAATGTCTCTGTAGCCATTTTGAGGTATAAATTTTACCTCAGGGTTTGTTTTTCTGgaggtatttttcttttttgcttatttttattgtttgtattttctGAGGCGCTAAGGCTAACCTTCAGATTTTGttgaaaatagaagaaaaaataattgaTAAGTGTTATGAGATCAAGGTATCAAGTGGCACAGAAGTGTTTTTGTGACAGAGATGCAGGCTGAAGTGCTGCAAATTGTTTCACTCTAACAGCAGAGGCAGAGAGGAGAAAGATCAGCTGCATTTTAAAATGAGATCATATAGCATGTGAACTCTCTGCAGACATCCTACCCATGTCGTTTTATGAAAAGTCTTGTTGAAATGGCATTTGGAAAATTGTGACATGTGCCATGGGCTTAAGGTTTGGCACTCAGAGGCTGCTTGTGAGGCCTTCTTTCGCTCTGAGCAGAACATAAGTTTTTTCCAGTGAGTATGCCAATGTGAAGTGAaagcctggctttcaagatcattcacggcatccttccgcccctaatccctctatccttcctcgccctgacgcctgctaccaccagatcagcccacagacataaactagccttcccctctctacacgacatcctccacgcaggtaaactgggaagatccctcctctccaaaatcacgggcctttggaacgatctcactatcccgctgcggaacctgggctccctccaactattccgaaaacaactgaaaacctggcttttctctaacatggCTTTTCTCTTctcctggcttttctctaacatggCTTTTCTCTTCTCCTGGCTTTctaaacctggcttttctcttctcctgtttacattccctctttttatatgctcttgtaaatctttctcctctctcttcctatatttttaagctttgtaaaccgtggagatgatgcggtatataaacttaaggcttagtttagttagtttagtttagtttagagcatGAGCTCCTTTGCTGGGTCTGACCAAGAGTCTATCTAGCCCAGAGTCTCATTTCCACTAGTGGCCAGCCCAGACACAAGGACCTgaaagaatcccaaaaagtagcaaagaGTCCTAACCttctgtttgcatttttggccacTGCCTTTCTAtaactctgtggttattattttagatttgaaTAATTTTGAATTAAGGAAATTT is a window from the Geotrypetes seraphini chromosome 1, aGeoSer1.1, whole genome shotgun sequence genome containing:
- the LOC117362264 gene encoding prefoldin subunit 3-like, which produces MATTGGSCNSSGVKKIHLGMPEAVFVEDVDAFMKQPGNETADVVLKKLDEQYQKYKFMELNLSQKKRRLKCQIPEIKQTLEILKHMQKKKDSTDPMETRFLLADNLYCKASVPPTDKVCLWLGANVMLEYDIDEAHTLLEKNLSTATRNLDSAEEDLDFLRDQFTTTEVNMARVYNWDVKRRNKEDRSKSTV